The Strix aluco isolate bStrAlu1 chromosome 18, bStrAlu1.hap1, whole genome shotgun sequence genome includes the window AACCCCCTGGAGTGGTGCAGCAAGGCTCTGACAGGCAGCCCCCAAACCAGGGCTCAAGGGAAATGGGGTGATTAGAGGAGCCCCTTGAGGTTTGGGTTCCGTGCTGGCAGTTCTGCCCACCCCGGGCCAGGAGGAGCCCCTGCCACTGCTGGCTGGGCACGTCCCTGCCTCCAGCAACGTGGGAATGGGTGTCCTGCTCCCGCTGTGACGAGGTGATGTCCTTCATGAATACCTCCTCCGGCCTCTCCACGGGGAAGGAAGAAGTGGATcctgctggaaaaaaacatcCCCAAGCCCCTAGTCCTTGACCCCTCGGAGGCTGGGGTGGAGGCAGAGGCTCTGATCTCCTTGCCAGTGGGTGATGGACGCCCCCTCACAGGCTCCTGCCCAAGCTGGGGCTCTGCAGGAAGGTGATGAAGGGTCCCCCCCGACCATTCCTGGGTGCTGGAGCCTCCAGCCAGTTTTGCTCACGTCCAACTTAAACACACCAtgagtaagaaaaagaaaagcacctGGTTCTTCCCCGGGGAGAGCGGGGCACCCACCGTCCCCTACCACTTCAGGAAGTCCCGCACGCGGCTCCATAGTTTGGTGATCCAGAGGTTGACCCCCAGGTCGGTCAGGTACTGGATTTCGGGCGTCAGCATTTTGCGGCACAGTTTCTGGTGCTTCTTGTTGATCTTCTTCTTCAAGTTGTAGCCCAGGATGGACTTCTCCCCCAGCGGCTGCCAGGGTTGCATGGAGGACTCTTGGATGGCACTGGCATCCACAGGGTGTCCCCCGTCGATGCAGATGCTCTTCATCTTCTCATTCTCCTGCTGCAGCTCGGCCACGTCCTTGGCCATCCGCTCCCTCCCGTAGGCCTCCACCTTACGCCAGAAGGTGGCATTAAAATAGCGGTAGAGCTTGGCATCGATGAGGTTCCAGGAAGTGGCCTTCTCATAGAGTTCAGGTGTCAGCCGGGAGACAGTGGAGCCTTTCCGGGCGTTGAGCTTGAAGTAGAGGACATCctccagctgccagcacagcaggTCCTTCAGCAGCACCAGGGACTCGTCAAAGTATTCGAGCAACATGACGAGGTGGAAACGGCGATCTATCTCCTGGATGTGCTCCTCCACCAGTGGGCTGTTGGCGTCCATGTTGTTGTCGTAGCCCAAGTCAAAGAAGAGGAGGTTTTGGAGGTAGTGAGCGTTGAACCCGTTGGTGTCATAGTAGTGCCAAGGGTCCCGGAGGAACTCCGCAAGCTTGTCGTCCCCCGTCAGCTTCCAGGTGAGGGGGATGACACGCCCAAAGTAGTGGAAAGAGGACTCGAAGAGGTAGGCAGGGTCCCTCAGCACCGTCACGAAGATGGCGTCAGCTGGCAGGAGCTTGCGCACCTCCTCGTAGTGGAAGCGCATGTGGTTGCAGATGATGTTGAAGCACGCACCTGGCCGGTAGTGCTGCACCTGGCTGCTCTCAAAGTAGGAGGGGTAGTAGAAGTCGTTGCGGCCGTTGGGGAAGGCGAATTTCAAGCGATGTTTCTCCCCGAAGCGGAAGAGGATGTTGAGGATGGTGCTGCTGGCTGTCTTGTGCGTCTTCATGAACATGATGTTCAGCTTGGGCAGGCAGCTCCATCCCGAGGGGCTGCCTGTGCCATTGGCCACTGCAGGCGCCTTGCCGGGGGCTGGgtaggaggagcaggaggaggggacgGGGATCCTGGTGGGGAGAAGAGACAGGACACCATGGTGAGGGCAGCTTGGCCAATGCAGCCCAGCCACCATGAAGGCtcagctgttttccttcctggagGAGCTGGACCTGGGGATGGGTGCTGGACCTGGGGATGAGTTCTtgcccccagctccccagcagagGTAAGCCCGGCTTTGGGCAGAGCTCCCTTCACCCCCAGTCATGTGCCCAGTGGGACCAGGGCACCGACCTGGCAGGAGCCCCTTGGTGAGCAGGGCAGAGCCCACCACCCCCATGAGCCCCCTGACATCAGATGAACCTCTGAGCCACCAAACCAAGCTTGTTCACCTCTGGACAACCCCAGCCACCGAGGATGTGCCACTATGGGGGTCTTCACAGTGGTCAGTCCCTACCAGCATCAGCTCAGCCTGAGCAGGGGGTCCCCATTTCTCCCCACAGGCACAGCCGCGGTGGCTCTGGTGTAGGTGATGTTGAGACGTGCATTGAGATGAGCTCCCCATGGCCATAACTCCATGGACAGGAGCTCATAATGTTCTTGCGAGGTCTGGAAACTCTCAGCCCCTTGTAGGAGTCGTGGAGGATCCAGCACCGCAGCAAAGAGGGAAATAATTCTAGGGCATGGCCCCAGAGACGAGCTCATGGGCCCTCGGGGAGCACTGAGAACAACTTGTGTGTTATTTGAGATGCCCGGAGCAGGGAACAGAGACCACGGTGTCCAGAGACTTTGGACACCGTTAATGAAGTTGCAAAGCTGATCCTTGATAACGATCCCACCCAGCAGCACGGGTCAGGACGTAGCTTATGAAACACCCACAGGTGAATCTTGTTTATAAGCTTAGAGATAAATTTAATACCAGGAGAGATGGCCAGGAGCTGAGCCCTGCTGAGCACCAGCTTTCACCAtgacaggcagcagagagctTTGAACCTACCCGTGCCTATCTCTGTGGGTGAGAGTTTACATGTGGCAGCTCTCTGGTTGCTCTTGAAGGACGAGCCTTTGATAAAGAGCTCCTGAAAAActgtctctgctctgcctgctgctcctggctgccagggaACATCTCCTGTGAtgcttttccttcttccagaggatATGAAACTGCGGTGAGCAGGAGTTCTCCTGCACCTCCTTGTCCCCTCCATCACCCAAGAGATGAGTGCTGCCTGCCATTTTGCAGTGGGTCCCCCCTGGGGTGTGTCCCCTGCCCCCCAAGGAGTTAAGGTTCACCTTTCCCCCTGCCACGAAACAGGGCGCGGTCTCCAACAGGAGGCTGTAGGAAGGGGACTTCTCGGTGTGAAGCCACCAGAGCCTGGAAAGCCCCAGGACCACCTCTGGTTGGGGATGCCCATTGTGAAACAGGATGGCCAAGCTACCAGGGGGGACCCGTGGGGACCCCACACTCACTCTGTCACGCTGACTTGCAGTGGGGGGATGGCGTAGGAGTAGAGCAGCAGCATGAAGCTGGTCAGGAGGGTCCCCAGGACGAGCCCCTTGCACATGGACCTCCAGTGCTTCCCATGGTGCAGCATCCTGGTCACCTGTGGCCGGCAGAGAGGAGAGCTGTTAGCACCAGGGGATGGAGAAGTGAGGACTGAGGGGACTGTGAGACCCAAATCACAAGCAAATAAGGCACGGGGACATCTCACAGGCATGGGAAGTCCTGGAAAGCCTCTCACTGCGCTTTTCGGCACTGGCACTGCAGGGAGAGAGGTGAGCCAGCACCATGTGTGTCCTGGCAGTGGGCGCAATGGCTTCATGGccaaagagcagcagctctggctgccctGTGCACCCTTTGCCTGCCTTGAGAAAATCCAAAGCCACTCCCTGGCCCAATGCACGAGCAGTtggagaggctgcagggctggagatgggagggagaaaggagctGTGCCACGGGGCCCGCAGAGTGAACATCCTCTACCAGGCTGCACCCTGGCACCGAAAAATCACTGACATGGGCAGGAGCTTTCCAAGGGTGGTTGGGATCCCTTTTTGCAAGAAAATCTCCAGGCTGGATCAGGAGCTACATCAGCTCGGGATGTACTGGATGCTGTGACATCCACCCAGCGCAGCCTTGCCCGCTTctcccagcccctccagcagcaccGGCTGCAAGGGGGCTCACGGCTCCCCTCGGGCCACAGCACCCGCACCTTTGGGTGGCTCGGGGTGGGGACCAGGGGGACGCAGACCTGATGGACAAAGGGGGTCCGGGGCAGGGTAGGACCCCCCTCCATGCACAGCTGACACTTTCATACACATAGGTACATGCACGATTGCACACAGACCTGCACACAAACACCCATGCATGCACACACGCGTGCGTGCACGTAGGGACACACGTCTCCGTGCACACCCCCgcatgcacacccacacatcTGTGCGTGTTCGTGCATCCACGTGCATgcacggacacacacacatgttcacacacacacgtatGCACTCACGAATCCCCCTCAAGGACACAGACACGCTCATGCATGCACACCCCGGCAGACACACACACCTCTGtgcacacacagggacacacacatgcatgcccGGGGAGGCACACGGacatgcacatacatgtacaCTCACACATGCACGCTCACATGCATACACGTGCACacacagccccacagcaggcagccccagccccgccgccccccaggccgccccctccccggtgccgttctccccccgcagcccccggcagcACCTGCccagccgccgccgctcgccgcaGGCCTGGGGATATGGGGGGCACCGGCAGCTCCGGTGCGCCAGCCACCGCATTGCAGCAGGGCTGTCCTCTGAGGCAGGACAAGGGGACGAGCCACCCGTGACcacggcagctgctgctgggggggctgggagcGGAGCCCAGCAACGGGGAGCACCCCCAGACCTGGAGGACAAAGCCCTGGGTGGTCCCTCCAGCCTTGCACCCCCATTTAGCAGCACCCCTCTGGCTCCCAGGCATCCTTCGGCCAAGGCTGGCCACGCTCCAGTGAATAACACCCTGCAaacaccccccagccccctgagcCTGCCGCAGCATCGTTCCCTTAGAGCCTCGTAGCTCCAGCAGATAATTCAGAGAGACAAAATCCCGGCTGGGGGAGCCGTGCTTTACACCCAGACGCATTTTAGCCTCTCCAACCCCCACGTAGCAAAGACCCCCAAGGATTTCTAAGCTAAACCCCAAGCAGAAAGGTTACCCGGCCAGCGTGAAGGGTGCCCAGGGCACAGCgagccccagctgctgctcccGCCTGCCTCCCCCTctctcggccccccccccccccccccagttgcCTCCTGCCGCTGAGATTTCCAGCTCGATGAATAATGAATGGAAAATGCAACCGGAGCCTGGGGCTGCGGCCGGGTGCTGGGCACAGCTCATCCTGGCACCCAGCGCGGCAGCTGGGGGATGCCGATGGGGTGGGGGCACATGGCGGCACCCCACAAGCGCGCCCAAGCTCGCCCAGGCACTCCCCCACTTTGCCCTGCAGCAGGGACCACCGGGTTTGGCAGGGCTGGTCACATCCCACCTCTTCCCAGGCGGTTTTCTGAGCCGCTGGCAAGCGTGGCAGGAATGGCAGGGACACAGGGGTGTACGGTGTAACCACAGCGGGTGGCTACGGCCCTACCCCAATATCACAGCACGGGTGTGAAGCCCAGAGGGTTTCGCGTGCCTGGGAGCAGCCAGGGTTTGGTCTTACACTGTGGCCGTCATCGCGCCATGGTCACCATCCGCAGCGCCGGCATCACCTGGAAAAGCCGCTGGCAGGAGCCGGGCAGCGCCGGAGGGGACACCCGTTACCCACCTGCGTGGGTGCTGCCAGCCGGGAGCGAAGCGGCATCCCACCGGCTCGCAGGCTGTCCTTGGCGCCGCGTCGCGGGGCACAGCGCTGCCGAAGCAAGAGAGCTGGCGCTGTTAACTCCCCTCGCAGctcccggcccggcgggggaCCCCGCCATCCCCCTGGGACAGCACAGCACCCTGGCCCCACGCACCGGGATGCCAAGAGGATGTCTCGCTCCACCCAGGCTGGCTCCCCTGGGGTGGTTTGGGCAAACAGTTCCCTACCCAGTTACTCTATTGACTTTACCTTAAATGAGTGGCTTAATTATTAATAGCTCGCCAGGAAAAATGCGGCGATGGAGGCGTTGCTCCTGGGGCTCCCATTAGCGCGGGGCAGCCGCGGCGCCAGCTCTCTGCCGGCTGCTTGAAATTCCCAGCTGGAGGACGCGGCTGCACCAGCCATTTCCCCACGGATCACCCCCCAGGATGGCCCACGCGGCTCCAcagccctgtccccatgtcccagcagCTCCCCTGGTCCCTGGGGacatctctgagccttctttcgGGTTTTTCCTATAGGAGCCATCTCCTTTAAGGCCAAACCACCGCAGAGAACACACATCCACCTGCTGCTTGCTCCTCCTGCCCCTACAAGCCTACGACCACGCTCTTTTTTTCCTACGTGCCCAATGCCACACAGCCATGGTGCTTCCTACCCCCCAGTCCCCCTTGTACACCCCTGTGGGTGCAAACACCCATCCCCACCTGCCCCCTGGCACCCTGCCCCATAGAGCTGCCCCCCAAGCATCCCACCGCCCCCCAAACATCACCTTTTCCTTTGCTTAAGCTGCTCTCGGTGAGCCgtccctctcctctcctgggcTGGCCGGGGCGCAGGGGGAGCGGGCGGCGCGGGTCGGGGGTGCCAATACTGCTCCGACATGGAATAAGCTCGTCCCAGGCAGCTCCCCGCAAACGCTGGCTTTTCCAAAGCCTCCCCACCAGCCCACGATCTTTATAGCATCACCAGTGTCCCAGCCCTGTATCACTGGcctgggaagggggaaaaaagaatgagagaaatgaGCCACTGCCGAGAGGGAtgcggggctgcggccgggcactGCCCGGCTCCCCCGGGACGGCCGGGCCAGGCCCTGGGTGCCTGCTGCCACCCCGAGCCTCCGGTCTCCCCACCCACTCCCGGCGGCACAGAGGAGGCATTcagcccgctgcctgcccgctgcctgccagCGCCGAAAACAAGGGGGCCATTTGTCTCCATCTGCGGTGCCGGCCTCAACGGGGACATTGTCACTGCCGGCCCCACACCCGGCCTCTCCGCTCCCCTGCACCGCCACGCcactgccagcccccagcccagatTGGCCCCGTAAGCCGGCACCCACGGCAGTGGGAGCCAGGGTGGCGGGGTGCTGCCGGCTGAGCGGGTGACAATGGCTGCCCCTTGGTGGTGGcacccagctcctctcctccctgcgGGGCCAGTACTCACCAGCCACCATCCTCCTCCCATGGGACGGCTTATGGCCAGGCTGTCACCTCCTGCCACTGGAGCTCACCCTGGGGTGGGGAGTGTGGCCCCACAGCCCTGACCCAGCCGCCTGCTCCCTGGGGTGTAACCGCAGGGCACCCCTGGGCCATGCCCGGCACCCACCTGAGTATCCATGATGGAGGTGTTTGGGGTTCCGAGCTTGTCCCCACAGGGCTTGGGGTCACCCTGCCGAGCCCCAGGTGGGCAGGCAGCTATTGCCCCattgcaggcagctgccacatCCTGCCCTGCCTCGGCAGGACCGGTTCTCACCCTGGGGTTAACCTGCGCAACCCCCGACAGCCCCAGCCAGTGCTGGGGGACGAGAAAAGCCAGAATATCCTCTGTTATCGCAAGAAGAGGGACgaagagctgctgcctccctgcaggCACTGTCCCCGCTGGCATGTTCCCGGGACAGACATCccctggtgtccccagccccagtcGAGGGATCCCATCTGGCTCCTCAAAATTAAAGCCCGAAGCTGTGCCAGCCATGCCAGGCTGGCCGTGGGCAGCGGAGAGGAACGGGCACCTCTGGGCGATGGAGAGGAGCAAGCAAACGTGCAAGCAAGCACAAGCAAGCGCGAGAGCGCGCCCTCCAAAATTCAACGCCGGGACGTGCCCACCTGCCGCGGGGaaggcagaggctgctgctgggaTGGGGACACTGCTCAGAGGCAGTGTAACGCCCGAGCGCGCCGCAAGCACGCAGCCCCCCCGAGCTCTTATTTGACGTGTTTCCAGTtgcacccagccctggctggagTCATGCCTGGGATTTATCACTCATCTCTTCCCTCCGCCCCCCCAGAGGCCCATGTGTCACAGGTAATGGTTGCTGCATGAAATAACCACAACATCGGATTAAATAACACCCCTGGCTCCACCACCTGCTCTGGCTCTGGCCACTCGCCTTTCCATCCTCTTACCTGAATTTGCCCTGGaaacagcagtgcaggggcaagGAGCCATCCCACCCCCTCTCCTCTTAATTCCAGGTTTCCctcttttttggggggatggCGCTGTGAAGGGTTTCCAGCTGGAAGAGGACTGCAGTGGCTGGGATGTGGCAGCTCAATGGAGGGATGCTCACAGCCTTGAGATATGATGTAAAGGAGCTGGGCAGCTGTGACGCCCCATCTCCCACACTTCATGGGGTGTAAACCATCCCCAGGAGGGCTCCCCCACCCCTTGTCCCCCATCCCCTGACCTGGGAGCAGGCAGAGTGAATCACCCCCCAGATTTGGGGGTCCAAAGAAAGCACTCACACTGAAAACCGTGACCGCTGGGGAAACGCGTGCCAGAGCTGGAGATGCAGAGGGATTTGGAGAGGAGCACGAGCAGATGGTCGGAGCGGCGGGCAGCAGCACTGCGGTGGCACACCCCGTCTGGGCCAGGGCTTGGCCCCGTCAGACACTCGTTGGCCAGGTGCGGCGTCAGGAGCTTTTATCGGGCAGAAAAGCTGTCATTAGTGTTGGTGAAAGAAGGGGAACTGGTGGCTGTTGGGGTGGTGCAACTGGTTCGTGGTCATCTGGCCAGGCAGGCTGGCagtggggctgctgcctgcagttgtCTCTGCCTGCCGGTCCCACCGCCCTTTCCTTATCTGCTGTCCCAGCGCGGGGTCCAGTGGCTCCCGTGGGGTTGGGAAGCCCCTTTCAAGGTCTCCTACTGCATGGTGGAAGCCCGGTTCTGGGGGTGCAGCCTCAGAGGTGGTCAAACCCCCTCCTTTTCTGAGATGTGAAGACAAGGAAGGatggaaaaagcaagcaaaaaaaaaaagggaaaagaaaggcaaaactCTCCCAAGCCCCCAAAGGTAGAAAAACGAATAAAAAGAGGGTgaaagggacaaaaagaaaaaatgaaagaagaaaagaaaggtggGCCGTTATTGACAGTTCCTTATCTGTGCTGTTGCTTGTCACTGCTGGGGGTTATCAACCCCCCGGGCTGGCAGCACTCACGGTGAGTTCACCGCCACTCCCCACAGGAGTGCCATGAGGTGGCACAGCCTTCACCTCGGCTGGGCTGGGCAAGAGGGTGTCCTCCAAAACATCCCACGAGATGACGTAACCTTCACCACAGCGGAGCACAAGGGTGTCCCCACAAAAAGCCCGTAAGACAACCAGTCTTCACCATGGCTGGGGACATGGCGTCCACACCAAAGGCCCCATGAGACAGCACAGCTGTCACCACAGCCAGAGACCGCATGTCCCCGTAAAAGGCCCCATAACCTTCACCACAGCTGGGAACCAGGTGTCTCCATAAAAATCCCGTGAGATATCACCGCTTTCAGCACAGCTGCAGACGAGGGTGTCCCTGTCAAGCCCCATGAGATACCACAGCCTTCACCTTTGCTGAAGACAAGGGTGTTCACGTAAGGCCCATGAGACAACACAACCTTCACACCCCGACCAGGCCGTGCTCACCAAAACCctacaaaaaccccacagcaagTCCCCCCACCTTGGGACACCCCTTCCCAACTTCTAGAATAggctagaaaagggaaaaaaaccccccatatctTGCACAAAAACAAGCATtaccctcctcctctccctggaaGGAAGACAGCCATGAGTAGGCCTCAGGGCTGTGCATAGGCCCCGGTGAGGAAAGGCACATGGGGGTGactgttttgggggaaaagaaacaggatttAGGGGAAAGGTGGGGGGGGATAATGCCACCAACGCTGGGGCCGCCCTAGTTTCTCCATGCATTGCTTTACCTTAGCCGAGAGCCCCAAAATAACCTCTCCTTCACGCAAAAAATCGCTGCCCTGGCCTCTTGCTGGGAGAGGGAGAGCGAGCCCCCAAAACCTTTGCCTTGTTCCTTGGCAAGCGACCTAACAGCGTCCCAGTGGGGTtggaggcacctctggaggtgTGCAGGGTTTGTACGgcgggggttttggtagcaggggagggggctacagcggtggtcccctgtgagaagcttctggaagctcccccggctccaagtcagacccagcTCCGGCCAAGGCCGAggcaattagtgatggtggctgcacctctgtgataatgtgtttaagaaggggaacttgagagGGGGGTGGGACTTTGAGGAAgcgttatgagaaggacacctatgtgaacactgaggtcagcgggaggaggaaggaggggaggtgtgccagagcagagaccccctgtatctcgtggtgagagggcagggccacccccctgccacccatgggggtcactggaggagcagagatccacccAGAgaacccccaggactctgtgggaagaagcaatCCCCGccgttgtagttcagcactgggaggactgcaacacatggaggtgaTCCACGCTGGAGCACCTCAAGAGGAATGTATCCTGCGGGGAGGACTCACGGTGGAgggctgtctcctgtgagagggacaccaacgtggagcagagggaagaacgCAGAGGAGCGCTTTTCTACCTGTGctggagaggaggtagagatactgggaacaaaactgagcccggcaagaagggaggggtggggggaggtgtttttaagatgtggtaatgctcctctctctctctttctgtctgttaagtgtcattgttagtgttttgaattaaagtgatgtctttttttaattcccctaacCAGTCTATCTTTTGCCTGTCACCCTAATGGgtgagacacccctccctgtccttatcctaattcctgagcctttttcttcattttttccttcccagcactggagggggaaggggagggtgaatggctgtgtggtgctcaagctgccctctgggctcaaaccatgacagaaggTCAGCTGGCCCAACATCCCTGGTCATGGTGTCTccatggatggagactccactgcctctctgggcaatcatgtgccagtgcttggtcaccttcacagtgaagaagtgTTTCTTGTTCAGAAGAACCCTCCtgggtttcagtttgtgcctgtcgCCTCATGTCCTGGCATgggacaccactgagaagaacCTGGCTCCATCTTCACACCCTCCCCTCAGGTATTTATACCCATTGGTAAGATCCCCCTGAACCTTGTCTTCTCCAGTCCCAGCTCTTTGCAGCATTTCCTCCTAGAAAAGATGCTCCAGTCATCTTGGTGGCCCTTCACTGGATGTGCTCCAGCGCGTCCATGTCTCCGTGCGCTGGGGAGCCCAtcgctggacacagcactccatgagcggcctcaccagtgccgaggagCAGGGCCACCTCCCTCAACACTCCTCACGAGGCACCATTAGCCCTCTTTGCCCCAAGGGCACGTTGGTGGTTTATGGTTAAGTTGGTGCCCAACAGGACCTCTAGATCCTTTTCCGCAGAGCTGCTTTCCAACCTCGTGGCCCCTAACACgtcctggtgcctggggctgctcctccccCAGGCAGGACTCTGCGCTTCCCCTGGTTGAACAAAATGGACTCAAGAGTTGGCTCTCAGCACCCAGCTGGGGCGGAGCAGACCCTACCCAAAGCTGCTGCTGGGAACAAGGACTGGCAAAAGGTGACCAGGAGCAAGGGAACAGCCACGGTGCCCCCGGGTTGTGGAGCAGGGACCGGGCTCTGACCCTTCTGCTCCACCTCGCAAGTACCTACTCACCCAGGGCAGGATGAGGAGCCATCTCCAGCCCCACGCACATCGCGGATGAGCTGCTCCACTCCTCCTCCGCCGTGCCCAGCACCGGGCAGAACACAGCACAGTCACACCACCCCACCGTGGCCAGGAGAAAACAGACAACACATGCCACCGGTGAAGCGTCAccacctttatttaaaaataaaaatacaacagaagtACAGCCTACTACGTGGATGCTGGGAGGGCGGCTCCGCACTGGGCAGAGGCCAGGTTCCCCTCTGCTGCGGGCTCCTCTCCGCCAAAGCTGGGGCAAAGTCCTGCTCTTTGTGCCAAGCCTCAAAAATACACTGTAATGCCCTGTCATGCCAGGCAGTCCTGGAGAGCTCCTGCTCCACCATGGGGGTTTGGCTCCTCACCCCCGCCAGGCTGTCCCGGAGGGTCCTGAAAGAGCCCAGAGCTCTCCTtggcctcctcttcctcacttgcCACTCCTGCAGGTCAGGAGGCACCAGCATGAAGGGGACAGTCCTTGTGACACCGATGTCACAGCCcaggccaggcagcagcaccagcagaggGGAGCCGAGGGAGCCCCGCAAAAGGCACAATGGGAAGTGTATTTACAAACGGGAAGTTTTAATTTAGCGTTTCTGTCCCAAGAGCAAAACTGAGGGTTTTTCACCCAAACGCAATGGTGTCTGCAGGGTGCGGCcacccagccaggccctgcagggagcccctgggccctgtCACGCTCGTCGCgccttcttgcttttctttttctcctctttgacaGCAGTGTCGTGGGCTTTCCTCTTCGCAGCGAGTTTGTTCGCCTGTGGAGAAACCCCCAAGACCCACAGTCAGACTGGTCTTCAGACACCGAGGGCTGCTCCACCCCTGGTCCCACCCAAGCCTCCAGCTGTATGTGGGAGAGATGGACCCATCTGCTGCTGGCACCCGGGCCAGGCGTGGGGCACAGAGAGGGGCGGCAGCTTCACTTGCTGAGTACGAGCTGCAGCCTGAAGGGAGCACGAGGAGCTCTGCCCTGTTGGGGTTGACACCGCAGCCTGGAGATGCTGGGGAAGAGGCCTGTAGAGCCTCACCCCTGCCCACCTTCGTGCAATGCCCTCACCAGGTACAGAGGAGCGGAAGGGAGAGGCCCAGAGTGGGCACAGTGTGAGAAACAGAGGCTGCTCCTTCTCCCCCAAGATGGGGACAGACCCGGCTTCAGTGACTCGTAGCCACAAGCTGATTTGGGAAGAGCCAGCACCAGGATCCAGGCAAGAGTCCTTGGCCCACAGCAGCCCTACGCTCATACCTCTCGGATTTTGCGCTTCTT containing:
- the GAL3ST1 gene encoding galactosylceramide sulfotransferase isoform X2 gives rise to the protein MLHHGKHWRSMCKGLVLGTLLTSFMLLLYSYAIPPLQVSVTEIPVPSSCSSYPAPGKAPAVANGTGSPSGWSCLPKLNIMFMKTHKTASSTILNILFRFGEKHRLKFAFPNGRNDFYYPSYFESSQVQHYRPGACFNIICNHMRFHYEEVRKLLPADAIFVTVLRDPAYLFESSFHYFGRVIPLTWKLTGDDKLAEFLRDPWHYYDTNGFNAHYLQNLLFFDLGYDNNMDANSPLVEEHIQEIDRRFHLVMLLEYFDESLVLLKDLLCWQLEDVLYFKLNARKGSTVSRLTPELYEKATSWNLIDAKLYRYFNATFWRKVEAYGRERMAKDVAELQQENEKMKSICIDGGHPVDASAIQESSMQPWQPLGEKSILGYNLKKKINKKHQKLCRKMLTPEIQYLTDLGVNLWITKLWSRVRDFLKW
- the GAL3ST1 gene encoding galactosylceramide sulfotransferase isoform X1 — translated: MPGSQRGAAKWGCKAGGTTQGFVLQVWGCSPLLGSAPSPPSSSCRGHGWLVPLSCLRGQPCCNAVAGAPELPVPPISPGLRRAAAAGQVTRMLHHGKHWRSMCKGLVLGTLLTSFMLLLYSYAIPPLQVSVTEIPVPSSCSSYPAPGKAPAVANGTGSPSGWSCLPKLNIMFMKTHKTASSTILNILFRFGEKHRLKFAFPNGRNDFYYPSYFESSQVQHYRPGACFNIICNHMRFHYEEVRKLLPADAIFVTVLRDPAYLFESSFHYFGRVIPLTWKLTGDDKLAEFLRDPWHYYDTNGFNAHYLQNLLFFDLGYDNNMDANSPLVEEHIQEIDRRFHLVMLLEYFDESLVLLKDLLCWQLEDVLYFKLNARKGSTVSRLTPELYEKATSWNLIDAKLYRYFNATFWRKVEAYGRERMAKDVAELQQENEKMKSICIDGGHPVDASAIQESSMQPWQPLGEKSILGYNLKKKINKKHQKLCRKMLTPEIQYLTDLGVNLWITKLWSRVRDFLKW